One window of the Streptomyces sp. NBC_00259 genome contains the following:
- the hypB gene encoding hydrogenase nickel incorporation protein HypB — translation MCRVVDLQQAVLAKNDATAQTLRAELAARGTTVVNVLSSPGSGKTALLEGELLLARERGVRAAALTADLATENDAVRLARSGLPVKQVLTDGLCHLEADMLAGHLDGWLPEDTRLLFVENVGNLVCPASYDLGESLRVVLASVTEGEDKPLKYPTAFGLAQLVVVTKTDIATAVGFDEAAFRAHVEQVNPGVDVVLTSARTGEGAGVLLDRALAATEGTGVHTPVMARARS, via the coding sequence CCGTGTGGTCGATCTGCAACAGGCCGTGCTGGCCAAGAACGACGCGACAGCGCAGACACTGCGCGCTGAGCTGGCGGCCCGCGGGACGACGGTCGTCAACGTGCTCTCCAGCCCGGGCAGCGGCAAGACCGCGCTGCTGGAGGGCGAGCTGCTGCTGGCGCGCGAGCGGGGCGTACGGGCCGCGGCCCTCACGGCCGACCTGGCCACCGAGAACGACGCCGTGCGCCTCGCCAGGTCCGGACTCCCGGTCAAGCAGGTCCTCACCGACGGGCTCTGCCATCTGGAGGCGGACATGCTCGCCGGCCATCTGGACGGCTGGCTGCCCGAGGACACCCGGCTGCTGTTCGTGGAGAACGTCGGCAACCTCGTCTGCCCCGCCTCGTACGACCTCGGCGAGTCGCTCAGAGTCGTGCTCGCCTCGGTCACCGAAGGCGAGGACAAGCCGCTGAAGTACCCCACCGCCTTCGGACTCGCCCAGCTCGTGGTCGTCACCAAGACCGACATCGCGACGGCCGTCGGCTTCGACGAGGCCGCCTTCCGCGCCCACGTCGAACAGGTCAACCCCGGCGTGGACGTGGTCCTGACGTCCGCGCGCACCGGTGAGGGGGCCGGAGTCCTGCTCGACCGGGCGCTGGCCGCCACCGAAGGCACCGGAGTCCACACGCCGGTGATGGCGCGGGCGAGGTCGTGA